In one Oryza glaberrima chromosome 2, OglaRS2, whole genome shotgun sequence genomic region, the following are encoded:
- the LOC127762403 gene encoding aspartic proteinase-like protein 1: MRLPVLLPLLLLLLAAAAAVAAAEAATLSARMVHRLSDESRLAAGARGGRRWPRRGSGDYFRALVRSDLQRQKRRVGGKYQLLSLSQGGSIFPSGNDLGWLYYTWVDVGTPNTSFLVALDTGSDLFWVPCDCIQCAPLSSYHGSLDRDLGIYKPSESTTSRHLPCSHELCSPASGCTNPKQPCPYNIDYFSENTTSSGLLIEDMLHLDSREGHAPVNASVIIGCGKKQSGSYLEGIAPDGLLGLGMADISVPSFLARAGLVRNSFSMCFKKDDSGRIFFGDQGVPTQQSTPFVPMNGKLQTYAVNVDKYCIGHKCTEGAGFQALVDTGTSFTSLPLDAYKSITMEFDKQINASRASSDDYSFEYCYSTGPLEMPDVPTITLTFAENKSFQAVNPILPFNDRQGEFAVFCLAVLPSPEPVGIIGQNFMVGYHVVFDRENMKLGWYRSECHDLDNSTTVSLGPSQHNSPEDPLPSNEQQTSPAVTPAVAGRAPSSGGSTTLQNLLANSNMLLLLTMSVFFIS; the protein is encoded by the exons ATGCGCCTCCCGGTGCTActcccgctgctgctgctgctgctcgccgcggcagcggcggtggcggcggcggaagcggcgacGCTGTCGGCGAGGATGGTGCACCGGCTGTCCGACGAGTCTCGGCTCGCGGCGGGCGCGCGTGGGGGGCGGCGCTGGCCCCGTCGCGGGAGCGGGGATTACTTCCGCGCGCTGGTGCGGAGCGACCTCCAGCGGCAGAAGCGGCGGGTCGGCGGCAAGTACcagctcctctccctctcccaggGCGGCAGTATCTTCCCCTCCGGCAACGACTTGGGCTG GTTATACTACACTTGGGTGGACGTTGGGACGCCAAATACTTCCTTCCTGGTCGCATTGGATACTGGAAGTGACTTGTTTTGGGTGCCTTGTGATTGTATCCAATGTGCGCCATTGTCCAGCTACCATGGAAGTTTG GATAGAGATCTTGGGATTTACAAGCCATCTGAATCAACTACAAGTCGGCATCTGCCCTGTAGCCATGAGCTTTGCTCACCGGCTTCAGGTTGCACAAACCCGAAGCAGCCTTGTCCATACAATATTGACTACTTTTCAGAAAATACAACCAGCTCCGGTTTGCTAATTGAGGATATGTTACACTTGGATTCTAGGGAGGGCCATGCACCTGTGAATGCTTCTGTCATTATAGG CTGTGGTAAAAAGCAGAGTGGTAGCTATTTGGAAGGTATTGCACCAGATGGACTTCTTGGTCTTGGAATGGCAGATATCTCAGTACCTAGTTTCCTTGCAAGAGCTGGATTAGTACGAAATTCCTTTTCAATGTGTTTCAAGAAAGATGATTCTGGGAGAATTTTCTTTGGTGATCAAGGAGTACCTACCCAACAGTCTACACCATTTGTCCCGATGAATGGCAAGCT tcagACTTATGCTGTTAATGTTGACAAATATTGTATTGGACATAAGTGTACGGAGGGAGCTGGCTTCCAGGCATTAGTAGACACTGGAACATCCTTCACCAGTCTTCCCCTCGATGCCTACAAGAGTATCACTATGGAG TTCGACAAACAAATCAATGCATCAAGAGCATCTTCTGATGATTATTCTTTCGAATATTGCTACAGCACCGg TCCTCTTGAGATGCCTGATGTTCCAACTATAACTCTGACTTTTGCTGAGAACAAGAGTTTCCAGGCTGTTAATCCTATACTTCCATTTAATGACAGACAG gGAGAATTTGCTGTCTTTTGCTTAGCAGTACTACCATCACCTGAACCTGTTGGGATTATTGGGC AGAATTTCATGGTTGGCTATCACGTAGTTTTTGACAGAGAAAATATGAAGCTGGGCTGGTACCGCTCTGAAT GCCATGATCTTGACAACAGCACGACGGTGTCCTTAGGTCCATCACAGCATAACAGTCCAGAGGACCCCCTACCGTCAAACGAGCAGCAGACCTCTCCGGCTGTCACGCCGGCTGTCGCAGGCAGGGCTCCGTCCTCTGGCGGATCGACGACTCTGCAGAACCTACTTGCTAACTCTAACATGCTGCTCTTACTGACTATGTCCGTGTTCTTCATCTCATGA
- the LOC127762415 gene encoding heavy metal-associated isoprenylated plant protein 20-like, translating to MGGSIKRLLSMLLSAVSGGQRDKGKRMQRRRQQQQQLQITVELRVRMDCERCERQVRRALAGMRGVQHVEVSRRQQKVTVTGSVDPHEVLRRVQSTGKKAELWPQYPTYGSAAAAAVVHCGLGPPHDRWAPACHPRNMDAAMGAEHIANLFSDDNPNACSLM from the exons ATGGGGGGAAGCATAAAGCGGCTGCTTAGCATGTTGTTGAGCGCGGTCAGTGGTGGGCAGAGGGACAAGGGGAAGaggatgcagcggcggcggcagcagcagcagcagctacagATCACAGTGGAGCTCAGGGTCAGGATGGACTGCGAGCGCTGCGAGCGTCAGGTCAGGAGAGCCCTCGCCGGCATGAGAG GGGTGCAGCATGTGGAGGTGAGCAGGAGGCAGCAGAAGGTGACCGTCACTGGCAGCGTGGACCCACACGAGGTCCTGCGCAGGGTCCAGTCCACGGGGAAGAAGGCCGAGCTATGGCCCCAGTACCCTACCtacggcagcgccgccgccgccgccgtggtccaCTGCGGCCTCGGACCACCGCACGACAGGTGGGCACCCGCTTGCCACCCGAGGAACATGGACGCCGCCATGGGCGCCGAGCACATCGCCAACTTGTTCAGCGATGACAACCCCAACGCCTGCTCGCTCATGTGA
- the LOC127762416 gene encoding FCS-Like Zinc finger 3-like gives MSGKMLGKRQRSQGTMHRTTSMASVPAAAKQGRRHVVEGPPRAPPASLLAGGGPATADHGGVETAAFLKNCALCGRDLGPGKDTYIYRGEVAFCSKECRECVIEYYERKERNCSLTSIKDTPAVSGASGSDQSGASGSETVAAA, from the exons ATGTCTGGGAAGATGCTGGGGAAGCGGCAGAGGAGCCAGGGGACCATGCACCGGACGACCAGCATGGcgtcggtgccggcggcggcgaagcagggGCGGCGCCATGTGGTGGAAGGGCCACCACgggcgccgcccgcctccctgCTCGCTGGAGGAGGCCCCGCCACAGCCGACCACGGCGGAGTCGAGACGGCGGCGTTCTTGAAGAACTGCGCCCTGTGCGGCCGCGACCTCGGCCCTGGCAAGGACACCTACATCTACAG AGGGGAGGTGGCATTCTGCAGCAAGGAGTGCAGGGAGTGTGTGATCGAGTACTACGAGCGCAAGGAGCGCAATTGCTCCCTCACTTCCATCAAGGACACCCCGGCTGTCTCCGGCGCCAGCGGCTCCGACCAGTCCGGCGCCAGCGGCAGTGagaccgtcgccgccgcttag
- the LOC127762413 gene encoding photosynthetic NDH subunit of lumenal location 4, chloroplastic: MAPPPISSSLSLMASNPIPSPPVAKPGRPLTVAACSNSSSSSSSSSPSSTSCTAAWSLPVATSAGRRGLLALGAGFLASPGLLCPAGDAGATRIEYYATVGDKLCDMNVVKSGLGYCDVEVGTGAQPPRGQLINVHYTARFTDGIVFDSTYKRGRPLTMRLGAGKILRGLEQGISGGGGVPPMLVGGKRKLMIPATLAYGPEPAGCFSGDCNIPGNTTLLYDIFLVGFYK, encoded by the exons ATGGCGCCTCCTcctatctcctcctccctctcgctcATGGCCTCCAACCCAATCCCGTCGCCTCCGGTCGCCAAACCGGGCAGGCCGCTCACCGTCGCGGcgtgcagcaacagcagcagcagctcctcctcctcctccccgtcgtcgaCCTCGTGCACGGCTGCCTGGAGTCTCccggtggcgacgtcggccggcaGGAGGGGGCTGCTCGCGCTGGGCGCGGGGTTCCTGGCTTCCCCTGGGCTTCTGTgccccgccggcgacgccggagCGACGCGCATCGAGTACTACGCGACGGTGGGGGACAAGCTGTGCGACATGAACGTCGTCAAGTCGGGGCTCGGCTACTGCGACGTCGAAGTCGGCACCGGCGCCCAGCCCCCGCGCGGCCAGCTCATAAAT GTACACTACACTGCAAGATTTACTGACGGGATAGTGTTCGACAGCACCTACAAGCGAGGACGGCCACTGACAATGCGCCTTGGCGCAGGCAAG ATCCTCCGAGGGCTTGAACAGGGAAtcagtggtggcggtggtgtgcCACCCATGCTCGTTG GTGGAAAGCGCAAGCTTATGATACCTGCAACTTTGGCATACGGACCTGAACCAGCAGGTTGCTTCTCAG GAGACTGTAATATTCCCGGCAACACCACACTCCTATACGACATCTTCCTGGTTGGATTTTACAAGTGA
- the LOC127762410 gene encoding 2,3-bisphosphoglycerate-dependent phosphoglycerate mutase 1-like, with amino-acid sequence MAASTSQHALVSVKSLCTGANFGFEKRTSKVRFVLVGRCCSGTRKLGLVCASNSHSSVMEPAQLPLSPESGNTPKKSSESALILIRHGESLWNEKNLFTGCVDVPLTPKGVDEAIEAGKRICNIPVDVIYTSSLIRAQMTAMLAMMQHRRKKVPIVVHSESEQAHRWSKIYSEETKKQSIPVITAWQLNERMYGELQGLNKQETADRFGKEQVHEWRRSYDIPPPNGESLEMCAERAVAYFKDQIVPQLVAGKHVMIAAHGNSLRSIIMHLDKLTSQEVISLELSTGIPMLYIFKEGKFIRRGSPAGPSEAGVYAYTRSLAQYRQKLDNMFQ; translated from the exons ATGGCTGCTTCCACGTCCCAGCATGCGCTCGTATCCGTCAAGTCGTTGTGCACCGGTGCCAACTTTGGTTTCGAAAAGAGAACCAGCAAAGTGCGTTTTGTTTTGGTTGGGAGGTGCTGCTCGGGCACCCGGAAATTGGGTTTGGTATGCGCTTCAAACTCACATTCTTCGGTGATGGAGCCGGCTCAGCTACCATTGAGCCCCGAGAGCGGAAACACCCCAAAGAAATCAA GTGAAAGTGCGCTCATATTGATCCGGCATGGTGAATCGCTATGGAATGAGAAAAATCTATTTACTGGCTGCGTCGATGTGCCCCTGACCCCAAAGGGTGTTGACGAGGCAATTGAGGCGGGTAAAAGGATATGCAATATCCCAGTTGATGTAATATACACCTCGTCACTAATTCGTGCTCAGATGACCGCTATGCTTGCCATGATGCAGCATCGTCGTAAGAAG GTTCCAATTGTTGTGCACAGTGAGAGCGAACAAGCTCACAGGTGGAGCAAGATATACAGTGAAGAGACAAAGAAGCAATCAATTCCTGTCATAACAGCTTGGCAGCTGAATGAACGAAT GTATGGGGAACTACAAGGCCTTAACAAGCAAGAAACTGCTGATCGTTTTGGCAAAGAACAAGTTCATGAATGGCGTCGCAGTTACGACATTCCTCCCCCAAATGGCGAGAGCCTAGAGATGTGTGCAGAGAGAGCAGTTGCTTATTTTAAAGATCAA ATTGTACCTCAGCTTGTGGCTGGAAAGCATGTGATGATTGCTGCCCATGGCAATTCACTTCGTTCAATTATAATGCACTTAGACAAGTTGACTTCTCAAGAG GTTATCAGCCTTGAACTGTCTACTGGCATTCCTATGCTGTATATATTTAAGGAAGGAAAATTTATTAGACGGGGGAGTCCGGCAGGCCCTTCTGAGGCAGGTGTCTATGCCTACACCAGG AGCTTGGCTCAGTACAGACAGAAGCTTGACAACATGTTTCAGTAA
- the LOC127762402 gene encoding type I inositol polyphosphate 5-phosphatase 5-like has translation MSNHNSPCDIPKPASVDEFVKNGKKKKSFMSSIFRKKGRSGTGSSDKKLLSRRDIVFGLDEKCDDRSELLDSSPAVRKSFSDRHCATKIESLTLSCLDSPHRQFDTREYRVFVGTWNVAGKPPNSSLNLEDFLQIEGLPDIYVLGFQEIVPLNAGNVLVIEDNEPAAKWLGLIYQALNKPQDQSSGDELSPPETSDSRQGGGSGSRDSIPKSSSGGMLFFQKPSLKMLSKNYRVDSALVKTCTCLTDPSTMQRRAREMREFLYRIEASPPPSLASAAAAADEDGGPDAGGELARSSVNYCLIASKQMVGIFLSVWVRRELVQYIGHLRVDSVGRGIMGRLGNKGCIAMSMTLHQTSVCFVCSHLASGEKEGDEVRRNSDVAEIIKSTQFPRICKVPGQRIPDKILDHDRVIWLGDLNYRVALSYDETKTLMGENDWDTLLEKDQLMIERQAGRVFKGWKEGKIYFAPTYKYKQNSDSYAGETAKSKKKRRTPAWCDRILWHGQGIEQLQYIRGESRFSDHRPVCSVFVIEADVDNGSMIRKGYSTLDSRIHFESPIPQRHSFYDDF, from the exons ATGTCAAATCACAATTCTCCCTGTGACATCCCAAAGCCTGCCTCTGTTGATGAATTCGTCAAGAAtggcaagaagaagaag tCATTCATGTCGAGCATCTTTCGGAAGAAAGGGAGGAGCGGCACGGGGAGCTCGGACAAGAAGCTGCTATCGCGGAGGGATATCGTCTTCG GTTTGGATGAGAAATGCGACGATAGGTCGGAGCTCTTGGATTCTTCCCCTGCCGTCCGCAAGAGCTTTTCAG ATCGGCATTGCGCCACAAAAATTGAGAGCTTGACTCTAAGCTGCTTGGATTCACCCCACAGGCAGTTCGATACCCGGGAATACCG GGTGTTCGTAGGCACATGGAATGTGGCTGGGAAGCCTCCTAACAGCAGCCTTAACCTGGAGGATTTTCTACAGATAGAAGGATTACCTGATATATATGTCTTGGG GTTTCAGGAGATCGTTCCTCTGAACGCAGGCAACGTGCTGGTCATCGAGGACAACGAGCCAGCGGCGAAGTGGCTGGGCCTCATATACCAAGCTCTGAACAAGCCCCAGGACCAGTCCTCCGGCGACGAGCTGTCGCCGCCGGAGACCTCCGACAGCCggcagggcggcggcagcggcagccgcgACTCCATACCCAAGTCGTCGAGCGGCGGCATGCTCTTCTTCCAGAAGCCGTCGCTGAAGATGCTGAGCAAGAACTACCGCGTGGACAGCGCGCTGGTGAAGACGTGCACCTGCCTGACCGACCCGTCCACCATGCAGCGCCGGGCGCGGGAGATGCGGGAGTTCCTCTACCGCATcgaggcgtcgccgccgccgtcgttggcgtcggcggcggcggcggccgacgaagACGGGGGcccggacgccggcggcgagctggcgaGGAGCAGCGTGAACTACTGCCTGATCGCGAGCAAGCAGATGGTGGGCATCTTCCTGTCCGTGTGGGTGCGGCGGGAGCTCGTGCAGTACATCGGCCACCTCAGGGTGGACTCCGTCGGCAGAGGCATCATGGGCCGCCTCGGCAACAAG GGTTGCATCGCGATGAGCATGACGCTGCACCAGACCAGCGTCTGCTTCGTCTGCAGCCACCTCGCCTCCGGCGAGAAGGAAGGCGACGAGGTGAGGAGGAACTCCGACGTCGCCGAGATCATCAAGAGCACGCAGTTCCCGCGGATCTGCAAGGTGCCTGGCCAGCGTATCCCCGACAAGATCCTTGACCATGA CCGGGTCATATGGCTAGGAGACCTGAATTACCGAGTCGCGCTAAGCTACGACGAGACGAAGACGTTGATGGGGGAGAATGACTGGGATACATTACTTGAGAAAGACCAG TTGATGATCGAGAGACAGGCAGGGAGAGTGTTCAAAGGGTGGAAAGAGGGCAAGATCTACTTCGCACCGACGTACAAATACAAGCAGAACTCTGACTCATACGCAGGGGAGACGGCCAAATCGAAGAAGAAACGAAGAACACCTGCATG GTGTGACCGGATACTGTGGCACGGCCAGGGAATCGAGCAGCTGCAGTACATCAGAGGGGAGTCCAGGTTCTCGGATCACAGGCCTGTTTGCAGCGTGTTTGTGATCGAAGCCGATGTAGATAATGGAAGCATGATCAGAAAGGGCTACTCAACTCTGGATTCCAGGATCCATTTCGAGTCTCCGATACCACAAAGACACAGCTTCTACGATGATTTCTGA
- the LOC127762407 gene encoding uncharacterized protein LOC127762407, which translates to MSSASGVNNGDGKEAALFEQRLSKIGEVRAALGQLSGKAALYCSDASIARYLVARNWEVKKATKMLKKTLKWRSEYKPDEIRWDEIANEAATGKIYRTDYFDKSGRSILVMRPGVQNTKKAKGQIRYLVYCMENAILNLPHDQSQMVWLIDFAGFSLSNISLHVTKLTADVLQGHYPERLGVAILYNAPKFFESFWKIASPILEPKTFNKVKFVYPDRPETNKIMEDLFNMEELESAFGGKNQATFNINDYAARMREDDIKMPLFWSPENSALASEPYVMVNKDMAQEGSSGLKSEETASEKREETDTESENREETESESERAEIDSVSGKREETVAVSDKREEKETESENGKAAVTSSNGVELTSLPGEGKGITPAD; encoded by the exons TGAGCTCCGCAAGCGGTGTGAACAATGGTGATGGAAAAGAAGCGGCACTGTTTGAGCAGCGGCTATCCAAG ATTGGTGAAGTTAGAGCTGCCCTAGGACAACTATCAGGAAAAGCTGCGCTATATTGCTCAGATGCTTCGATTGCGAGGTACCTGGTAGCGAGGAACTGGGAAGTGAAGAAGGCCACGAAAATGCTGAAGAAAACCTTGAAATGGCGTTCAGAGTATAAGCCAGATGAGATCCGTTGG GATGAGATAGCAAACGAAGCTGCAACTGGAAAAATCTACCGAACTGATTACTTTGACAAGAGTGGACGGAGTATTCTTGTCATGAGACCTGGAGTTCAG AATACCAAGAAGGCCAAGGGGCAGATCAGATATTTGGTATACTGTATGGAGAATGCAATTCTGAATCTTCCGCATGACCAGAGTCAGATGGTTTGGCTCATTGATTTTGCTGGATTCTCATTATCTAACATATCACTTCATGTGACAAAGTTGACAGCAGATGTCCTACAAGGTCACTATCCTGAAAGATTGGGTGTTGCAATTCTTTACAATGCTCCTAAGTTTTTTGAGTCTTTCTGGAAG ATCGCAAGCCCCATTCTTGAGCCAAAGACTTTCAACAAGGTCAAATTTGTATACCCAGATAGGCCTGAGACTAACAAGATCATGGAAGACCTTTTTAACATGGAAGAATTAGAATCTGCATTTGGTGGCAAAAACCAGGCTACTTTTAACATAAATGATTATGCTGCAAGGATGAGAGAAGATGACATCAAGATGCCATTGTTCTGGAGTCCTGAAAATTCTGCTCTTGCTTCAGAGCCATATGTGATGGTGAACAAGGACATGGCACAAGAAGGTAGTTCAGGTTTGAAGAGTGAAGAGACTGCATCTGAAAAGAGGGAAGAAACAGATACTGAATCTGAAAACAGGGAAGAAACAGAGAGTGAATCTGAGAGGGCAGAAATAGACTCTGTATCTGGGAAGAGGGAAGAAACAGTGGCTGTATCTgacaagagagaagaaaaagagactGAATCTGAAAATGGGAAAGCCGCAGTGACTTCATCAAACGGAGTTGAGCTGACAAGCTTGCCAGGCGAAGGTAAAGGTATAACCCCGGCAGATTGA